The Homo sapiens chromosome 4, GRCh38.p14 Primary Assembly genome contains the following window.
tttaaaatgtatagggggagctgggcatgatggctcatatctgtaatcccagcactttgggaggctgaggctggaggattgcttaagctcaggagttcatgaccggcctgggcaacatagtgagacttcatctctacaaaaaaataaaaaaattagctgggtgtggtggtgtgcgcctatagttccagctactccagaagctgaggtgggaggatggcttgagtctgggaggtcaagactgcagtgagctgagattgcatcactgcactccagcctgggtgacagcaggagaccctgtcccaacaacaacaaaaaacatgtaCGGggtaccaggtgtggtggctcacacacgtaatcccagtgctttgggaatctgaggccaggagtttgagacccagcctgggcaacatagcctgggtaacagagagaccttgtctctaaaaaaaaaaaaaaacatagctgagtgtggtggtgtatacctatagtcccagctactaaagaggctaaggtgggaggatctcttgagcccaggagtttgaagttacagtgagctatgatggcaacactgcagtctagcctgggtgaccaagtgagaccctgcctcaaaaaaacccaaaaatgtaTAGAGGAATCAAGGCATCTGGAATTCATAGCATGCTATGTGTAGCACACTGAAATGTTGAAGTATAAGCAATTTTAATATCATAAGATAAGACTAGACCGAAGCAAGAACTGCAAAAGGCATTTCAATGCGCTTTCACACATTTGGAAGAAGATTATGTCTTCCCCCGTTTCCAAAGAGCTAAGACAGAAGTACGACGTTTGATCCATGACCATCCGGAAGGATGATGTTCAGACTGTGCAAGGACATTGTAAAGGTCAGCAAATTGGCCACGTACTCAAGGTTTACAGGAAGAAAGATGTCATCTACACTGAATGGGTGCAGCAGCAAAAGGCTAATGGTACAACTGTCCGTGTAGGCATTCACCCCAGCAAAGTGGTTATCACTAGGCTAAAAGTGGACAAAGACCATAAAAAGATCCatgaacagaaagccaaatcttgccaagtaggaaagaaaaagggcaaatacaagaaagaaacaattgaGAAGATACAGGAATAAATGAATCTATATACAAGCTTTCATACAActgctaaaatgaaaaaaaaagtgttgagcTAAGCTTATCAACAATTTCTAATGTttggttttaaaatgaaattgccATTTGTTAAATTACTTTGTTGCTTACCACTATGTGCTAGCAAATAAGCATTAACAACACTGAAGACctaagaaaaatttgaaagagGAACTTAAAGCACATTTAATctaatactttgaaatattttttgtcttcaaaTTAAGACTTCAGGAAAACACCTGGATTTGGAATAACACTAAGTTTTTCTGGGAGGAGTTTTCACAATGCTTGGCTTCCTAGAAAATGCCTGTATTTCCTGAGGTCAAAAAGACCCTTCTTTCAACCTAGTCCTAAATGACCTTTCCAGTTTCATCTCTTTCTACACTGCCTCACTTCTGCCACACTATGTGGCTCAGTATCCCCAAACCACTCTGTGGTTTTGGTCATGTCCCTTCCCTCTCCTGGGATATTCTTCCAGAACTCTTTCCTGCACTTCACCCTTCAAAGCTCATCtaacttcctctttccctcctgaCTTCCCCAATCCAGAAAAGCATAATCAGAGCAGGAAATAGGTATATTctactaaatgttttatttccagcATAACCAAAGAGACTGGCACATAGAAAATGCTTCACAAACGTCCCCTTCTCTGAATTCTCAGAGtcttgacacacacacatatctgtgcACTTACCTCACTGTGCTAGAAGCAATTTTCAGTGACACAACCCTCACATCTCCTTCCACAGTAGACTATGAGCTCTTAAAGGCAGGAATTATGTCTTTATCACATAGCAGATGCTCCATAAATATCTGGAAATCTAGATGAATTGAAAACATATTCACTAATCTCCAGATGTTCAAAATCTTCAGGAATATTGAGACATACAATTTACTTGAATACTATGTGGCAAAAATTGTAAATGAGTTATGTACACAGTATTGTAAGAATTCTGATGAAGGAGCTATAAAGCTTCCAGCTTGGAGGTGTTTGTCCTGGAATCTTCATATAGGCTGTGACATTTGAGCTATCCTTTGAGGAATAAGATTACCAGGAAAATAGCAAAAAGGGTTTTCTAAGTAAAAGAAATCCAGCACAAGACAGAAACTGAGAGGTTAGGGCCACCAGCATCCCAATGGGTCTGCTGTAGCTGAAGTTTAGGGTTCATGGCAGGGAGTGGCTGGCAGAAAGCTGGGAAAGTACGCTAGTCCTGGCAGCCCTCCTGGCCTGGACTTCACAAGATGAGTAAGAGGGTGTCAGGATCAGATGTGTGTTTTAATCAGCTCTCTACACCCTCTTCTCCCCTGACTCCTCCCCAACATAGCATATTGACCATGTAAAAGAGTTGACCAGACGCAGGTATGAGGGACATGATGAATCATCATAAGAATCAACTTGAGACTTACGATTGTGTTCTAACCAGTGAACAATCAGCCAACACTAGTGCTATGTAAATCACACACTGAAGCAGAAGTCAAGAATGTGGTAGGACTAACAGAGCTGGTTTCTTGGGAAAGTTAGTATCATTCAATTAAAAGATTCCTGGCCTCTACGAAGCCCTCCCTGATTTTCCCAGCCCGaaaggatctctctctctctgtttctctctctctgtttctttctctttttctccctttccctctccctctctctcctgaaaCAAGTGCTCTCTCCAGAGCATGTATTTTGTACTTAGGacacttttgaaaattttttcttgcATTGCTGCTGTTTGTCCTCATTTCTGGtaccatctttcttttctctttgcctgaTTTTACAAGCTTATTTTCTGATATAATGCAGCTTTAAAAGACATCATGGGAGCAAGATAGGGtacaggtcaggcacagtggctcacacctgtaatcccaacactttgggaataTTGAAACATACAACttatcactttaggtcaggagttcgagaccagcctggccaacatggtgaaaccccgtctctactaaaaatacaaaaattagccagtagtggtggtggttgcctataatcccagctacacgggaggctgaggcagaagaattgcttgaacctgggaggcgaaggttgcagtgagccaggatcacaccactgcattctagtctgGGCAACTTCCAGCCTCaactttttttgagactctgtctcaaaaaaaaaaaaagggtataaAGCAATCAGTAATATTGTCAGATTTTAAATTTCAAGACAGGAGGGGTCATCTCCCACTCATCTTTATAAATCCCACAGCACTACACAAAACACATCTGTTGAATAAATTGATGTAGTAATAACAATATGACAAAGTAAAAGCATTCATTGGATTTTTTTAGAAAGTTGACATTTTTTCCATGAAATATCACTAGCTTACTAGTAGTTTACAATTTTTACTAGTTTACCAGAGTATTTGCATAGATGTCTAttgtattcttttaattttttatctcttCAAACTATGTCCCATCTGTGGTTGCCATTTTTCTTGCTTTGATTTGACAAAGTTTCATCTCTTATATAGGTCTTTTGGGAAAAAAGCTCTTAGATttatttattatgcttatttttctaGTAGAAGAGATGTATTTATTTCagcaaaattataaagtaaaaaatcaaagaaacaataATATTTGGCACTCGCTGAGACATAAttttgtaaagaagaaaacagtaatCAGCATaagtataataaattataaagatcTATTGATCTTTTAATGGGGGCAAATAACcagaagaaacacaaaaagacTTAAAATACAGCATCATTGTCACATCTCATGAAAACATTcccataaaaaattaacaatttccACTTGAACATGTATTTCAGCCCTCTTTGAACTTATTCTGAAATCTTGATGCTCTACTGACGTTTATAGACTAGCCATTTTCTCACTCCATGAACTCACAAGTTATCGGTCTCttcaaaagcaattaaaaaggAGCACTTCATGTTAGATATAGAGTACTTAAAGGCTAATATTTAATCTTAATTGGCAACAAGTTTAGTGCAAATACAATTATATTTAGCGGCTTAGATAGTCCTGGTAAGGATGCATTCTCTTAACCCTTACTGTTTCCCCAGAGTgaaatcatttctctctttttatgaGTACAAACGTTGGCCATTCAAACCTCTGAAAACTAGTAACGATAATTCTGTTTGTTACACAGGGAGTTTCCATGAAAGATGGTTTCAGTCACTATGTAAATGAGCCACATGGTTTTTACATTTGGAAAGTTCCCTTCGGGTTGATACAAAAAAGCAGGGCCTGAATGACAGTCATTCCTCTTAGGAATGGAGTCCAAGTCATAACTGGATCTTACCCAGCTGCTTCTCTGATCAGTGAGAAGACCCAAAGGAGGCATTAATCATTTTACCCATTAACCACCATGCATGGAATTCAAAAGAAGACTTGAGAACAGGGCTGAGGAATCTCTTAAATCGAACTGTGCTCTCcagtaataattttatttcactgatttaaatgccaaaaaaagaaaaataaagccatctGATTTCAAACCTGGTGCTTCCCACTGTCAGCCAAGATTTATTCTTCAAATGAACAGAAGCCAGAGAGCTACTAGCCAGAGAGGATTTTAATTGTGCTTCATCAATTCCTCGAATTGCTTCTCTTTTTGTTAGACATCTGTTCCCTCTCTAGCCAAGGCCTGGGACTCCTGCTTCAGGAAACAATATGGCTTACTGTGCCCAGCTCCATGGTggcaagggaagaggaagaatgCCTCCTAGATATCAAGCACCTGGCCCCGCCTCTTGTCTAGGTTTCTCCAGTCAAGGAGTTCAGCTTTCAAAAAGCTTGGATGACCCTCTTGAGGTCCAGGATGTAGTGACATAAGATCCAGGGAGGTCAACACCATCTCACTCGACCATCCTCTTTACCAACTCTCAGCAGCTTTTCTATTCCCCCTGAATTCTCTCACTGAGCAGGATGAGGGAGTGCTGCCTGCATGTTGGACAGAGAGACCCACCTCAGTCACTAtactcttctctttcccttggaCTGTGGAATTTCTCATACTGGTTGGCCAGTTTCCACTTGTTGTGCTGACTTTTGAGTAGTGCAGCGAAGGAAGTTTTTCGGGTGACACTTCTAGATATTTCCTTGCTCTTGGCCTTTCTGGTAGGGGAAGAACTTCCAACTAAGGGATAGACAGGGAAAATGGGCTTGCCCCGAGGAGCTCCCAACAGCTGCCATATTTCCCCAGAGGTATTACTGGTTAGATACTGCCATGGCTTCTTCCCACTGCTGTCCCTGACATTTACCCGAGAAGCCAACCTTTGCACTAGCAATTTGATGACCCCCTGGTGGCCGTGAATGGCTGCAAGGTGCAGCGGGGTATATCCACAACTGGACCTCACGTTTACATCAAGGACAATCCCTGCCTTCTTTGCTCCAGACACCAAGTCCTGAAGGGCCCTGAGGTCACCATGTTTGGCTATCCAGTGCAACGCAGTGTACCCAGTCAAAAAGTCTTTGTGCAAGGCCAGTTGAGGGTCCTCCCAGAACAAAGTCCACACCTGAATCCAGGAGCCACTGGCAAGCTTCACAATCCACTCATGCTCCCTGGCATCTAGTGGAACCAGGGATGATTTGTGCTCAGAAGTTCTGTGGGGGGCCAAGGCTGCAGACCCCTCCCCACTGGGGACCCACAGGCTGTGTCGCCAACCCCGCTCGGCCACAACAGCCTTAACCTCTGCAAGTTTTAGTGATAAACCTGCATCAACCCTTGGGCTGGGTGCCGTTCCTGCCTTGGAGGGCTTCCTGGATCGAGGTGGGCGCCGACTTCTTTTCAGCAAGCCCTCATCGAGGTACTCCTCATCAGAGGAGGACAATTTGGCTCTCCCTGCCAGAGAGCTCCTCCTGAGGGACCTCCTTAACTTAGGAACTGGCCAAGGCAAAGGCTTCAGGGGGTGGCCTGCAAGGCCATTAGCCCCTGCAGGGACCTGCTGAGAGATGTGACCATCCCCTCTGTTTCTGAGACCCTGAGGGCTCCGGCTGGGGCTGCCCTCCTTCCGAGATACAGAAAGGCCCCCAGCTGGATTCCTGAGCTTCCCCCTATCTGGGGTTCCCAAGACAACCTGCAGCCCCTCTTCAGAAGCCCCCGGGGAGTCTTTGGGCCCACTGCTGCTCTCCTCACTGCCATCACTCTCCTGGTCCACAAAGTCATCCAGATCTTGGAGGGACAGCTGACAACGAATGCTGCGAAAGACAGTCAATGAAGGGTTCCCCGCCCAGGATTCCCAGGACTCATCCGGAACAACAGGAAAGAGAGAGTGCGAGGAAAGACAGGGGTCTGGCGGCTCTGAATTAGGCTCCGTGGAGCCGGGTTCCAAGGGCAGCTGGAGGAAGTTGTCTGGCAGCACCGACCAGGCGCGGATAGGGCCCTGATCACGGGCCTCGGGCACCTGCGGGTGCCTGGCCACCCACTCTCGAgtgcgctgctgctgctgctgcagggtCGAATAATGCAGGGAGCTGGGGGTCAGCAGCTCCGGCCGGTCTCCGCGGGGAGCGGGGCCGGGCAGGAGAGCAGGCGGGGAAGCCCTGCTTGTCGCAGCCTCGACGGTGGCGGGAGGCGAGTGAGCCACTGCAGGCACAGGCGCCGGCTCAGCTAGCGCGCCTTCTTCCCGCTCCCTGGAAGCCCCGCGGTCATCCTGGGCAGGCAGAGCCCGTGCCGGCTTCTCCTCCGCGGTGGCCGAGTGCGGGAGTGCGCCGAGCTCTCCCGGCAGTACAGCCAGGTTGTTCTGGAGGCATTCCCAGCAGCAGCGGCCCTGCGTCTTCGCCGCCGCGCAGCTCGCTCTCGCCTGGGCCCCTGCCGCTGCAGCTGCGGGCACCGGCGGCCTCTGTCCGGGACTGCCCTTCGATCCGCCGCCCTTCCCGGGCGCCCTACGGGAGTCGCTGCCCGGGAGTCCATTGCAAGCTGCGTCGGCGGCTCTGGCTGCTGCACCTGCTGGCTCCTCCTCCGGCTCCTTCTCGCGCCGCCGCCGCCTGGGCTGCTGCTGGGGCGGCTCCCCCCGGCGCGCGCCTCGCG
Protein-coding sequences here:
- the SOWAHB gene encoding ankyrin repeat domain-containing protein SOWAHB, yielding MARELSQEALLDFLCQAGGRVTNAALLSHFKSFLRDPDASPSQHQHRRELFKGFVNSVAAVRQDPDGTKYVVLKRRYRDLLGEEGLQRPREPPAAAPSAGGAAPCSPRGARRGEPPQQQPRRRRREKEPEEEPAGAAARAADAACNGLPGSDSRRAPGKGGGSKGSPGQRPPVPAAAAAGAQARASCAAAKTQGRCCWECLQNNLAVLPGELGALPHSATAEEKPARALPAQDDRGASREREEGALAEPAPVPAVAHSPPATVEAATSRASPPALLPGPAPRGDRPELLTPSSLHYSTLQQQQQRTREWVARHPQVPEARDQGPIRAWSVLPDNFLQLPLEPGSTEPNSEPPDPCLSSHSLFPVVPDESWESWAGNPSLTVFRSIRCQLSLQDLDDFVDQESDGSEESSSGPKDSPGASEEGLQVVLGTPDRGKLRNPAGGLSVSRKEGSPSRSPQGLRNRGDGHISQQVPAGANGLAGHPLKPLPWPVPKLRRSLRRSSLAGRAKLSSSDEEYLDEGLLKRSRRPPRSRKPSKAGTAPSPRVDAGLSLKLAEVKAVVAERGWRHSLWVPSGEGSAALAPHRTSEHKSSLVPLDAREHEWIVKLASGSWIQVWTLFWEDPQLALHKDFLTGYTALHWIAKHGDLRALQDLVSGAKKAGIVLDVNVRSSCGYTPLHLAAIHGHQGVIKLLVQRLASRVNVRDSSGKKPWQYLTSNTSGEIWQLLGAPRGKPIFPVYPLVGSSSPTRKAKSKEISRSVTRKTSFAALLKSQHNKWKLANQYEKFHSPREREEYSD